A single region of the Candidatus Zymogenus saltonus genome encodes:
- a CDS encoding hemolysin III family protein gives MSGESDKSREVSGSTDQTIGEEIANSITHGIGVALSIAGLVLLVVFSSLYGDAWRVVTFSIYGATLIILYLASTLYHGFTNPKVKHFFRVMDHASIYLLIAGSYTPITLTVMRGPWGWTLFGLIWGMAIAGIITKFFIINKLKILSVLFYIAMGWLVVIAIKPMLIMAPKGLIVWLVIGGLSYTFGIIFYALDKMPYSHTIWHLFVMGGSISHFFGMFFNLTRV, from the coding sequence ATGAGCGGTGAATCGGATAAATCGAGGGAAGTTTCAGGGTCGACGGATCAGACCATAGGGGAGGAGATCGCAAACAGCATCACCCACGGGATCGGGGTTGCCCTCTCCATAGCGGGACTGGTGCTTCTGGTAGTCTTTTCGAGCCTCTACGGCGACGCATGGCGGGTCGTCACTTTTTCAATCTACGGAGCCACGCTGATAATTCTCTACCTCGCCTCGACCCTCTACCACGGCTTCACAAATCCAAAAGTCAAGCATTTTTTCAGGGTTATGGACCATGCGTCTATTTACCTTTTAATAGCAGGATCCTATACGCCCATAACCCTTACCGTAATGCGTGGTCCCTGGGGCTGGACCCTTTTCGGCCTCATCTGGGGGATGGCTATAGCTGGGATAATCACGAAGTTCTTCATAATAAACAAGCTCAAAATTCTCTCCGTATTATTTTACATCGCTATGGGGTGGCTCGTCGTAATAGCCATCAAGCCGATGCTCATAATGGCCCCCAAGGGATTGATAGTCTGGCTCGTCATAGGAGGGCTGAGCTACACCTTTGGTATAATCTTCTACGCCCTGGATAAGATGCCCTATAGTCACACCATATGGCACCTCTTCGTGATGGGGGGGAGCATTTCCCACTTTTTCGGGATGTTTTTCAACCTGACAAGGGTTTAA
- the gap gene encoding type I glyceraldehyde-3-phosphate dehydrogenase, with protein MTRIAINGLGRIGKLVLRHYIQDDPEGIEIVAANDLTPIEELAYLVEYDSVHRRASFGVGNEGDSLILGSKKIEVTNETDPEKLPWGKMGVDIVLECTGRFRRREDAAKHITAGARKVVISAPSESADLTVVMGVNESLYDNGKHDIISNASCTTNSLAPPVKVLNDAFGIEYLMVTTIHAYTASQALVDKATASLKRTRGRAAAVSLIPTSTGAAKATALVIPELDGKMDAIAVRTPVPDGALTDIVAHLKKDVTVEGVNGELKRAAEGPMKKIIEFNEDQIVSADILGNSHSAIVDAPSTRVIMNRVVKLLVWYDNEYGYAGRLLDLAKYIAGR; from the coding sequence ATGACAAGGATTGCCATAAACGGGCTTGGGCGAATCGGGAAGCTCGTCCTTCGCCACTATATTCAGGACGATCCGGAGGGGATAGAGATCGTTGCGGCAAACGACCTGACACCGATTGAAGAGCTCGCATACCTGGTCGAGTACGACTCCGTACACAGGAGGGCAAGCTTCGGCGTCGGAAACGAGGGCGACAGTCTTATCCTCGGCTCCAAGAAGATCGAGGTCACAAACGAGACGGACCCCGAGAAACTCCCCTGGGGGAAGATGGGGGTGGATATCGTTCTGGAGTGCACGGGGCGCTTCAGGAGGAGGGAGGATGCGGCAAAACATATCACCGCCGGCGCCAGAAAGGTGGTCATAAGCGCGCCATCGGAGTCGGCCGACCTGACCGTGGTCATGGGGGTGAACGAGAGCCTCTACGACAACGGCAAGCATGATATTATCTCCAACGCCTCGTGCACGACCAACTCCCTCGCCCCGCCGGTCAAGGTCTTGAACGACGCCTTCGGGATCGAGTACCTGATGGTAACCACGATCCACGCCTACACCGCGAGCCAGGCGCTGGTGGACAAGGCCACCGCCTCCCTTAAGAGGACGAGGGGGAGGGCCGCGGCGGTATCCCTTATTCCCACGTCGACCGGGGCGGCCAAGGCCACGGCCCTTGTCATCCCGGAGCTCGACGGGAAGATGGACGCCATAGCGGTCAGGACGCCCGTCCCGGACGGGGCGCTGACCGACATCGTTGCGCACCTGAAAAAGGACGTTACGGTGGAGGGCGTAAACGGCGAGCTCAAGAGGGCGGCCGAGGGGCCGATGAAAAAGATCATCGAGTTCAACGAGGACCAGATAGTCTCGGCGGATATTCTGGGGAACTCCCACTCCGCCATCGTGGACGCCCCGTCGACTAGGGTGATAATGAACAGGGTGGTAAAGCTCCTCGTCTGGTACGACAACGAGTACGGCTACGCGGGGAGGCTCCTCGACCTGGCAAAGTACATCGCTGGGAGGTGA
- a CDS encoding glycosyltransferase, whose amino-acid sequence MVEIPVNDQKAALEFCRRLSAMMKEYGPEEDPTRPSLPKMSKGDGVEVSVVIPVYNEEDNLPLIYDRLIKILEEASSSFEIIFVDDGSKDGSLDIMRGLAGKDGRVRCVELARNFGHQLAVTAGIDYAVGSAVIIMDADLQDPPEVLPDLIKRWRNGRDVVYAIREKRKEFFLIRAAFALFYRILQRVSSIYIPLDTGDFCLMDRRVADIMRGMKEENRFLRGMRSWVGLKQEGYTYERHARHAGETKYSIAYRVRFAIDGLISFSHLPLKFASYSGVASLLISLVFGAYYLTVHLTGGLSEPKAAILIVALFFVGGVQLLTLGIMGEYIARIFDNVKGRPLYVARRAGTVDDSED is encoded by the coding sequence ATGGTGGAAATACCCGTCAACGACCAGAAGGCGGCCCTAGAGTTCTGCCGGAGACTCTCCGCAATGATGAAGGAGTATGGCCCCGAAGAAGACCCCACGAGGCCGTCCCTGCCGAAAATGTCAAAAGGCGACGGCGTCGAGGTATCCGTGGTCATCCCTGTATACAACGAGGAGGATAACCTCCCCCTCATCTACGACAGGCTGATAAAGATATTGGAGGAAGCCTCTTCGTCCTTCGAGATAATTTTCGTGGACGACGGAAGCAAAGACGGAAGCCTCGATATTATGCGGGGTCTCGCAGGCAAAGATGGTCGGGTCAGGTGCGTGGAGCTGGCGCGAAACTTCGGCCACCAGCTCGCCGTCACCGCCGGGATCGACTACGCCGTGGGCAGCGCCGTAATAATCATGGACGCCGACCTCCAGGATCCGCCTGAGGTCCTCCCCGACCTGATAAAGAGGTGGCGGAACGGAAGGGACGTGGTCTACGCCATAAGGGAGAAGAGGAAGGAGTTCTTTCTGATAAGGGCGGCCTTCGCCCTCTTCTACCGCATCCTGCAGCGGGTCTCATCAATATACATCCCGCTGGACACGGGGGACTTCTGCCTCATGGACAGGAGGGTCGCCGACATCATGCGGGGGATGAAGGAGGAGAACCGGTTTCTGAGGGGAATGAGGAGCTGGGTGGGTTTAAAACAGGAGGGTTACACCTACGAGCGCCACGCCCGCCACGCCGGCGAGACGAAATATTCGATTGCCTACAGGGTGAGGTTCGCCATAGACGGCCTGATATCCTTCTCCCACCTCCCCTTGAAATTCGCCTCCTACTCGGGGGTAGCAAGCCTCCTGATCTCTCTCGTCTTCGGCGCATACTATCTGACCGTCCATCTGACGGGGGGCCTCAGTGAGCCTAAGGCCGCAATCCTGATCGTCGCCCTCTTCTTCGTGGGGGGCGTCCAGCTTTTGACCCTCGGCATAATGGGGGAGTATATCGCCCGGATCTTCGACAACGTCAAGGGGCGCCCCCTCTACGTGGCGAGGCGCGCGGGGACGGTGGACGATTCGGAGGACTGA
- a CDS encoding DUF362 domain-containing protein: MANIDKRVKVSLVRCDDYGSGEVYKKVGQAVDLLGGIGRFVSKGERVIVKPNMLSARPPKKAVQTHPAVVEAVVKLVMDAGGVPMIGDSPAIGSLASCLSKGEFIPVIKKYNVTVLKFDEPVTLSNPSGMFKSFQVAREITEADKIINVPKLKTHGQMVMTMAVKNLFGAVVGARKTQWHLKVGNHPEKFARMLLDLHYLINPTLSIMDAITAMEGNGPGSGDPVDLGLIFAGVDASAVDAVAAKVVGLDPSLLYTLAVAKREGMGVAELSDVEVVGERVEDVSVDGFRFPPTGPILGGVPSVITRIARRTLTPRPVVDHEACIVCGQCANICSAKAITESETKINIDYNKCIRCFCCQEICPEGAIQIRTGFFPSLRKS, from the coding sequence TTGGCAAATATTGATAAAAGGGTAAAGGTCTCTCTGGTAAGATGCGACGACTACGGCTCGGGGGAGGTTTATAAGAAGGTCGGTCAGGCCGTAGATCTCTTGGGGGGAATCGGTAGATTCGTGTCAAAGGGGGAGAGAGTCATCGTGAAGCCGAACATGCTCTCCGCAAGGCCGCCTAAGAAGGCGGTCCAGACCCACCCAGCCGTGGTGGAGGCCGTGGTCAAGCTCGTCATGGACGCCGGGGGCGTCCCGATGATCGGGGACAGCCCCGCCATCGGGAGCCTCGCGTCCTGTCTTTCGAAGGGGGAGTTTATTCCCGTAATAAAGAAGTACAATGTTACGGTCTTGAAGTTCGACGAGCCTGTGACCCTGAGCAATCCGAGCGGGATGTTCAAGTCCTTTCAGGTGGCAAGGGAGATAACCGAGGCGGACAAGATCATCAACGTCCCGAAGCTGAAAACCCATGGCCAGATGGTCATGACGATGGCGGTGAAGAACCTCTTCGGGGCTGTCGTGGGGGCCAGGAAGACCCAGTGGCACCTCAAGGTGGGAAACCACCCTGAGAAATTCGCAAGGATGCTCCTCGACCTCCACTACCTGATAAATCCAACGTTGTCTATCATGGACGCAATAACGGCGATGGAGGGAAACGGCCCCGGAAGCGGCGACCCGGTTGACCTGGGGCTGATCTTCGCCGGAGTGGACGCTTCTGCCGTAGACGCCGTGGCAGCAAAGGTTGTGGGGCTTGACCCCTCGCTCCTCTACACCCTTGCCGTTGCGAAAAGGGAAGGGATGGGTGTCGCAGAATTGTCGGACGTCGAGGTCGTCGGCGAAAGGGTCGAGGACGTCTCGGTCGACGGGTTCAGGTTTCCGCCCACCGGCCCTATCTTGGGGGGGGTGCCGTCGGTCATCACGAGGATAGCGAGGAGGACCCTGACCCCCAGGCCCGTTGTCGATCACGAAGCCTGCATCGTGTGCGGGCAGTGCGCCAATATCTGCAGCGCAAAGGCGATCACCGAATCGGAGACGAAGATCAATATCGACTACAACAAGTGCATCCGCTGCTTCTGCTGCCAAGAGATATGCCCCGAGGGGGCGATCCAGATCAGGACCGGCTTTTTCCCGAGCCTTCGGAAAAGCTGA
- a CDS encoding RND family transporter — MKRFGQLILKFRIPILAAILCIFTISLYGARDVSVDNSIKIWFVEDDPNMQDFAEFNKTYGGDEFISVALKTKNVDSIFNARDLKIISDISADLKKVKGVTYVVSVTDAVDVWGVEDGVHIGDLMEEFPKNEAEIEKLRERVFSNPLYIGTLISEDGKTTLITARLKDISIIDERRPEIVREVRGIAKKYEKEWGDTIHIAGIPVLNVSLNELTFKDLTTFIPITILLTVFTLFITMRRWSAVALSISSVGISVVIAMGIYKITGKSMSMMTTMVPTLIMVIGVADSIHIINHYFERALDSAGKSKREIIVNTIGVIGVPCLMTTVTTAVGFSTLGLSQMVPVRETGLFTAAGILTAFIITMTFIPISYSFMRLPKKKTPHDEGRGVIVSVLNWCYRISTSHPVPVVILGAALFFGSVYYMTKINVETQDIEFMRESHPLRVAYHFMEDNVGNVTPVEFIIEGEPGTGHEPNTLKAVEDFQRYLAADPDISTSLAVTDLIKRLNMAFDENNPESYRIPETRGGIAQLLLLYEMAPDGELEYFLNFDSSGMRISGRAKNITSKQCKILLNKTDKYFKENLPEGLTGRMTGIVPLYVHMVDYIIRSQMVSFSLAFVIIFLLLGLQLRSVRLGLISIIPNTIPIAMTMGAMGLFGINLDTATVMISTVAIGIAVDDTIHFLNRYKLEFREVNDHEEAIKRALNTSGRAIVTTSIILLFGFWTLLFGSFKPTTYFGFLSGVTMLTALIGDLLVLPAALVLFRPKF; from the coding sequence ATGAAAAGATTCGGCCAGCTGATTCTTAAATTCCGCATCCCCATACTTGCGGCAATCCTTTGCATATTTACAATTTCCCTTTACGGAGCCAGGGACGTCTCTGTCGACAACTCCATAAAGATCTGGTTCGTCGAGGACGACCCGAACATGCAGGACTTCGCCGAGTTCAACAAGACCTACGGCGGGGACGAGTTCATCTCCGTTGCCCTCAAGACCAAAAACGTCGACTCCATATTCAACGCCAGAGACCTAAAGATCATCTCCGACATCAGCGCCGACCTGAAGAAAGTCAAGGGTGTCACCTACGTGGTCAGCGTGACAGACGCCGTGGACGTATGGGGGGTCGAGGACGGAGTTCACATAGGGGACTTGATGGAGGAGTTCCCGAAAAATGAGGCCGAGATCGAAAAGCTCAGGGAGCGGGTCTTTTCCAACCCCCTATACATCGGCACCCTGATCTCGGAGGACGGAAAGACAACGCTGATAACGGCGCGACTTAAGGACATCAGCATCATCGACGAGAGGCGCCCCGAGATCGTGAGGGAGGTGAGGGGGATCGCCAAAAAATATGAAAAGGAGTGGGGAGACACCATCCACATAGCGGGGATTCCCGTCCTCAACGTCTCCTTAAATGAGCTTACGTTCAAAGACCTCACGACCTTTATCCCCATCACCATCCTCCTTACGGTCTTCACCCTGTTTATCACCATGAGGCGGTGGTCGGCGGTCGCCCTCTCAATCTCGTCGGTCGGAATAAGCGTAGTGATCGCCATGGGGATCTACAAGATCACCGGAAAGTCGATGAGCATGATGACCACGATGGTGCCGACCCTGATCATGGTCATCGGCGTCGCCGACTCGATCCACATCATAAACCACTACTTCGAACGCGCCCTGGACTCCGCAGGGAAATCTAAGCGGGAGATTATCGTGAACACAATCGGGGTTATCGGCGTGCCGTGTCTCATGACCACCGTGACCACCGCCGTCGGTTTCTCCACGCTGGGCCTGAGCCAGATGGTGCCGGTGAGGGAGACGGGGCTCTTCACCGCGGCGGGGATATTGACGGCGTTCATTATAACGATGACCTTTATCCCCATAAGCTACAGCTTCATGCGCCTCCCTAAAAAGAAGACCCCCCACGACGAGGGGAGGGGGGTAATCGTCTCCGTCCTCAACTGGTGCTACAGGATTTCGACCTCCCATCCCGTCCCCGTCGTAATCTTAGGGGCGGCGCTTTTTTTCGGCTCGGTCTACTACATGACGAAGATCAACGTGGAGACCCAGGACATCGAGTTCATGCGCGAGAGCCACCCGCTCAGGGTCGCCTACCACTTCATGGAGGATAACGTGGGCAACGTCACCCCCGTGGAGTTCATCATCGAGGGGGAGCCGGGCACCGGCCACGAGCCTAATACGCTCAAAGCCGTGGAGGACTTCCAGAGATACCTCGCGGCCGACCCTGACATCTCCACCTCCCTTGCCGTCACCGACCTGATAAAGCGCCTCAACATGGCCTTTGATGAAAACAACCCGGAGAGCTACAGGATCCCCGAGACTCGGGGGGGGATCGCCCAGCTCCTCCTACTCTACGAGATGGCCCCGGACGGCGAGCTGGAGTACTTCCTAAACTTCGACTCGTCCGGTATGCGGATCAGCGGGAGGGCGAAGAACATCACGTCCAAGCAGTGCAAAATCCTTCTCAACAAGACCGACAAATACTTCAAGGAGAACCTCCCCGAGGGGCTGACCGGCAGGATGACCGGCATCGTTCCCCTCTACGTCCACATGGTGGATTACATCATAAGGAGCCAGATGGTCTCGTTCTCCCTGGCGTTTGTGATAATCTTCCTGCTCTTAGGTCTCCAGCTCAGGTCGGTGAGGCTGGGGCTGATCTCGATCATCCCGAACACGATCCCGATCGCCATGACGATGGGGGCGATGGGGCTCTTCGGGATTAATCTCGACACGGCGACGGTTATGATATCCACGGTGGCCATCGGCATTGCGGTGGACGACACGATCCACTTCCTGAACCGCTACAAGTTAGAGTTCAGGGAGGTCAACGACCACGAGGAGGCGATCAAAAGGGCGCTCAACACCTCCGGGAGAGCCATCGTCACCACGTCGATCATACTGCTGTTCGGGTTCTGGACGCTGCTGTTCGGGAGCTTCAAGCCGACGACCTACTTTGGTTTTCTCTCCGGCGTCACGATGCTGACGGCGCTGATAGGGGATCTCTTGGTGCTGCCGGCGGCGCTGGTGCTCTTCCGGCCGAAGTTTTAG
- a CDS encoding pentapeptide repeat-containing protein yields MCDYRSNKTTYIRIDDKDFICVHDMHYICPHSDYGPGKDNKKAFCIFHNDREDKDLEYFCKEFKKLYESGKHDFRDFIFPKDFDFSKLRVEKGGLEFKEANFGGATFSGEADFIEATFSKWANFGEAKFSGVANFSRVTFSRKTCFMEAKFSGKACFVGAKFLGGADFMEATFSERAEFRGAKFSGQAYFVGAKFSGEADFINATFSEKCKVVFRGKTFDDNKKAYFENLNIEKDADLIFNEVNLNCVRFLRTDLSKIDFLKVYWTGRKYKSLFYWGRIKVFDEKFQEKGWPLRNLQLLLYNLRYWLFKLKKEPKEREEKSRLRTFFRKIVFKILKQFKISVPRKREQEHYEVYRLYNQLLFNYEGTNRHHEAGDFFAGQMEMRRRGYLDGKIFSWILLILYKITSEYGERPLRAFGWLLVVWLIFGYVYLQIGLYPSAGGEILQKSIIIQKNIFAFLRDYFQGLIVSLDIMTIGRVKQLYNMYTVVDKPIASVFKFIQTVLSAILLALFLFSINRKFKRK; encoded by the coding sequence ATGTGTGATTATAGAAGCAATAAAACAACGTATATAAGAATAGATGATAAAGATTTTATATGCGTACATGATATGCATTATATATGCCCACATTCCGATTACGGGCCGGGGAAGGATAATAAAAAAGCTTTTTGTATCTTCCACAACGATAGAGAAGATAAGGATTTAGAATATTTCTGTAAAGAGTTCAAGAAGCTCTATGAATCGGGGAAGCATGATTTCCGGGATTTTATATTCCCGAAGGACTTCGATTTCAGTAAGTTGAGAGTGGAAAAGGGAGGTCTCGAGTTTAAAGAGGCCAACTTCGGGGGGGCGACATTCTCGGGAGAAGCCGACTTTATAGAGGCAACATTCTCGAAATGGGCTAACTTCGGAGAGGCGAAATTCTCGGGAGTGGCCAACTTTAGTAGGGTGACATTCTCGAGAAAAACCTGCTTCATGGAGGCGAAATTCTCAGGGAAGGCCTGCTTCGTGGGGGCGAAATTCTTGGGAGGGGCCGACTTTATGGAGGCGACATTCTCGGAAAGGGCCGAATTCAGGGGGGCGAAATTCTCAGGACAGGCCTACTTCGTGGGGGCGAAATTCTCGGGAGAGGCAGACTTTATAAATGCAACATTCTCGGAAAAGTGTAAAGTCGTTTTTAGAGGAAAAACCTTCGATGACAACAAAAAAGCCTATTTTGAAAATCTAAATATCGAAAAAGACGCAGATCTTATATTTAATGAAGTGAATCTTAATTGTGTTAGATTTCTGCGTACCGACTTGAGTAAAATAGATTTTCTAAAAGTATACTGGACGGGCAGAAAATATAAATCTTTATTCTATTGGGGCAGGATTAAAGTTTTCGATGAGAAATTTCAGGAGAAAGGATGGCCTCTTCGAAACCTCCAACTACTATTGTATAACCTTAGATATTGGCTTTTTAAGCTAAAAAAAGAACCTAAAGAGAGAGAAGAAAAAAGTCGATTAAGGACCTTTTTCAGAAAGATAGTTTTTAAAATTCTAAAACAGTTTAAAATATCAGTACCAAGAAAAAGAGAGCAAGAACATTACGAAGTCTACCGATTATACAACCAGCTCCTCTTCAATTACGAAGGGACTAATAGACATCACGAAGCCGGAGATTTTTTCGCTGGGCAAATGGAGATGAGAAGAAGAGGGTATCTAGATGGAAAGATATTCTCATGGATTCTGCTAATTTTATATAAAATCACATCGGAATATGGAGAGAGACCACTTAGAGCTTTTGGGTGGCTTCTTGTTGTTTGGTTGATATTTGGTTATGTCTATTTGCAAATAGGATTATATCCTTCCGCTGGTGGTGAAATATTACAAAAAAGTATCATTATTCAAAAAAACATATTTGCTTTTTTAAGAGACTACTTTCAGGGACTTATAGTCAGCTTGGATATTATGACCATTGGTAGAGTAAAACAGCTTTATAATATGTATACTGTTGTGGATAAGCCGATAGCGTCTGTCTTTAAATTTATTCAAACTGTACTTAGTGCTATATTGCTCGCGCTCTTTCTTTTCTCGATAAATAGAAAGTTTAAAAGGAAGTAA
- a CDS encoding class I SAM-dependent methyltransferase, whose product MAPINHFDINAELERELEYLALQARWTRPMRLDLYRRAGLMRREKIADIGCADGLITAEIAGRTRGKVVGIDISVEAIARAREKYLEIEPESDKIDFKVGDFQNLPFRRGELDAVTTNFTLMWVERPERAVKEAARVLKKGGVFLATGEPDYGGRIDLPEELSLKDFWADSIRKKGGDPFFGRRLVSLFRSAGFKEIEAGVHPSFWTGEGGDKGDLNIYLDDLGWWLSAAGRDPGPIIKRERAAIKNGLRLVFMPIFWATGVK is encoded by the coding sequence ATGGCCCCTATTAACCATTTTGATATTAACGCCGAACTCGAAAGGGAGCTCGAATACCTCGCCCTGCAGGCCAGGTGGACGCGGCCGATGCGCCTCGACCTCTACCGGCGGGCGGGGCTGATGAGGCGGGAGAAGATAGCGGACATCGGGTGCGCCGACGGCCTGATCACCGCCGAGATCGCCGGAAGGACGAGGGGCAAGGTCGTGGGCATTGACATCTCGGTCGAGGCGATTGCGCGGGCGCGGGAGAAATATCTTGAGATTGAGCCCGAGAGCGACAAGATCGATTTTAAGGTCGGCGACTTCCAAAACCTCCCGTTCAGGCGGGGGGAGCTCGACGCTGTTACCACCAACTTCACGCTGATGTGGGTGGAGAGGCCGGAGCGGGCGGTAAAAGAGGCGGCAAGGGTCTTGAAGAAGGGGGGGGTCTTTCTCGCCACGGGGGAGCCGGACTACGGCGGGAGGATCGACCTCCCCGAGGAGCTGTCGCTTAAAGATTTCTGGGCGGACAGCATCAGGAAGAAGGGGGGAGACCCGTTCTTCGGGAGGAGACTCGTGTCGCTGTTTCGCTCCGCCGGTTTTAAGGAGATCGAGGCGGGCGTCCACCCCTCCTTCTGGACGGGGGAGGGGGGGGATAAGGGCGACCTAAATATCTACCTCGACGATCTGGGGTGGTGGCTTTCCGCCGCCGGCAGGGACCCGGGGCCGATTATCAAGCGGGAGCGGGCGGCGATAAAAAACGGCCTGCGCTTGGTCTTCATGCCTATATTCTGGGCGACCGGCGTGAAATGA